The following proteins are co-located in the Legionella adelaidensis genome:
- a CDS encoding gamma-glutamylcyclotransferase family protein, which translates to MKTEKLFSYGTLRLESVQIGNFGRKLTGESATLPGFSLSHVSIQDPNVVNLSGEAVHPIITPTGNHADEVKGMVFELSYEELLKADSYEVDDYKRIKAPLASGEQVWVYVAKGFPNRSDI; encoded by the coding sequence ATGAAGACTGAAAAACTTTTTTCCTATGGAACGTTAAGATTAGAGTCCGTACAAATTGGTAATTTTGGCCGAAAACTTACTGGTGAATCAGCCACTCTACCAGGATTTTCTCTTTCTCATGTTTCTATTCAAGATCCCAATGTAGTTAACCTTAGTGGCGAAGCGGTACATCCTATAATTACACCCACAGGCAATCATGCAGACGAGGTCAAAGGCATGGTATTTGAGCTTTCTTATGAAGAATTATTGAAAGCAGATAGTTATGAAGTGGACGATTATAAAAGAATCAAAGCCCCCCTTGCTTCCGGTGAACAGGTATGGGTGTATGTAGCTAAAGGTTTCCCCAATAGAAGTGACATATAG